The Carassius carassius chromosome 2, fCarCar2.1, whole genome shotgun sequence genome has a segment encoding these proteins:
- the LOC132101343 gene encoding fumarylacetoacetase-like: protein MSPVNIWKRLLALFFTLRIISEYDCNFKMSFVKVQEKSDFSYHNLPYGVFSTPDNPRHRIGVAIGDLILDLSVIKHLFNGPALGAHQDVFEQPALNAFMALGYDAWREARKCLQMLLSANESMLRDDASLRSRAFVQQSSAVMHLPAEIGDYTDFYSSRDHATNVGIMFRGKENALMPNWLRLPVGYHGRASSVVVSGAPIRRPRGQMRPDAAQPPIFGPSKQLDIELEMAFFVGKGNKLGEPIPVEKAHEHIFGMVLMNDWSARDIQAWEYVPLGPFLGKNFGTTISPWVVPMEALMPFVEPNPVQDPVPLPYLRHDDPYTFNINLFVTVKGEGMREAATICKSNFKYMYWSMKQQLAHHTVNGCNTRPGDLLASGTISGPDPESFGSMLELSWRGSKTIDLGNGEMRTFLKDGDEVTLTGYCEGRGYRVGFGLCEGKILPALQQ, encoded by the exons ATGTCTCCAGTGAACATCTGGAAGAGGTTGCTCGCGCTGTTCTTTACTCTGAGGATTATTTCAGAGTACGACTGCAACTTCAAAATGTCTTTCGTAAAAGTGCAGGAAAAAAGTGACTTTTCTTATCACAACTTGCCTTACGGAGTTTTTTCCACGCCGGATAAT CCGAGGCACAGAATCGGCGTTGCTATTGGAGACCTGATTTTGGACCTCAGTGTTATCAAGCATCTTTTCAATGGACCGGCTCTTGGAGCCCATCAGGATGTTTTTGAACAG CCCGCACTCAATGCTTTTATGGCTCTGGGTTATGATGCTTGGAGAGAGGCGAGAAAGTGCCTCCAGATGCTTCTATCTGCAAACGAGTCCATGCTCCGTGATGACGCCAGTTTAAGAAGCCG GGCTTTTGTTCAGCAGAGTTCTGCAGTGATGCATCTCCCAGCTGAGATCG GCGACTACACAGACTTTTACTCATCGAGAGATCATGCCACCAATGTTGGAATAATGTTCCGTGGAAAAGAAAATGCCTTGATGCCCAACTG GCTGAGACTGCCAGTGGGGTATCATGGGAGAGCTTCATCTGTGGTGGTCTCTGGAGCACCAATCAGAAGACCTCGAGGACAGATGAGGCCAGACGCAG CTCAGCCGCCCATCTTTGGACCTAGCAAGCAGCTAGATATAGAGTTAGAGATG GCGTTTTTTGTGGGAAAAGGGAACAAGCTGGGAGAGCCAATCCCAGTGGAGAAGGCTCACGAGCACATCTTCGGCATGGTGCTTATGAACGACTGGAGCG CTCGGGATATCCAGGCTTGGGAATATGTACCATTAGGTCCGTTCCTGGGCAAGAATTTTGGGACCACTATCTCGCCCTGGGTCGTTCCCATGGAAGCACTGATGCCCTTTGTCGAGCCCAATCCGGTCCAG GACCCTGTGCCTCTTCCATACTTGCGTCACGATGACCCGTACACATTCAACATCAACCTCTTTGTCACTGTGAAAg GTGAGGGGATGCGAGAGGCTGCCACCATTTGCAAGTCCAATTTTAAG TACATGTACTGGTCCATGAAACAGCAGCTGGCACACCACACAGTCAATGGCTGCAACACCAGACCAGGAGATCTGCTGGCATCAGGCACCATCAGCGGACCG GATCCAGAGAGTTTCGGCTCTATGCTGGAACTCTCATGGCGAGGATCCAAGACTATTGACCTCGGCAATGGAGAGATGAGGACCTTCCTGAAGGACGGGGATGAGGTCACGCTCACAG GTTATTGTGAGGGCAGGGGTTATAGAGTGGGATTCGGTCTGTGTGAGGGGAAGATCCTTCCTGCCCTGCAACAGTGA
- the LOC132096428 gene encoding cortexin domain-containing 1 protein has product MEETTPDPAFVDVDQGLTLACIAFLCLLLLAMIIRCAKVIMDPYSAIPTSTWEEQHLDD; this is encoded by the coding sequence ATGGAGGAGACAACGCCAGACCCCGCTTTTGTGGACGTGGACCAGGGTCTGACCCTAGCGTGCATCGCCTTTCTATGTCTGCTTCTGCTGGCAATGATCATCCGCTGTGCCAAAGTCATCATGGACCCCTACAGCGCCATTCCCACCTCCACCTGGGAGGAGCAGCACTTGGACGACTAG